One genomic window of Arachis hypogaea cultivar Tifrunner chromosome 8, arahy.Tifrunner.gnm2.J5K5, whole genome shotgun sequence includes the following:
- the LOC112708405 gene encoding transcription factor bHLH162 produces the protein MDHHQQQQQQGSEPSTTTKVERKIIERNRRNKMKDLYSKLNSLLPSYSPTEVLPLPDQIDEAVKYIKSLEKKVKMAKEKKERLLKGRNNKKRSRGFDEKNITKSPMIDVHEMGNSLLQVVLTCGFENKFLFNEIIRILHEEKVEIVSANSSSQPGDSMIHVLHAEIPSAFQQFGAARVSERLKRFVNGSISDVEIDPGFWDDFEIDTDIWELPDLSSVVSKGFSNPL, from the exons ATGGATCAtcatcagcagcagcagcaacaaggAAGTGAACCTTCTACAACAACCAAAGTTGAAAGAAAGATCATAGAGAGAAACAGAAGAAATAAAATGAAGGATCTCTACTCCAAACTCAACTCTCTTCTCCCAAGCTATAGCCCCACG GAAGTGTTACCATTGCCTGATCAAATAGATGAAGCCGTGAAATATATCAAAAGCTTAGAGAAGAAGGTGAAGATggcaaaggagaagaaggagaggtTGCTAAAAGGGAGGAATAACAAGAAGAGATCTCGCGGTTTCGATgagaaaaatattacaaaatctcCAATGATAGATGTTCATGAAATGGGTAATTCCTTGCTTCAAGTGGTCTTGACATGCGGGTTTGAGAACAAGTTCCTTTTCAATGAGATTATTCGCATATTGCATGAAGAGAAGGTTGAGATTGTTAGTGCCAATTCTTCTTCACAACCTGGAGATTCAATGATTCATGTTTTGCATGCAGAG ATTCCTTCCGCATTCCAGCAATTTGGAGCGGCAAGAGTGAGTGAGAGATTGAAGAGGTTTGTGAATGGATCAATCAGTGATGTGGAAATAGATCCAGGGTTTTGGGAtgattttgaaattgatactGACATTTGGGAGCTTCCAGATCTTTCATCAGTAGTAAGCAAGGGTTTTTCAAATCCTTTGTAA
- the LOC140174841 gene encoding proton pump-interactor BIP131-like isoform X1 — MSSSSNPSSEVAQEDDEVPKLVHQFYFVKLWPSSEPDSISQIKKQELTVEKMNRDIREFTDKIKEKISEKDYVASGMRSSYYWKMEWRRRVARKGKILSNLYVALDELCFMNNAPRRRSKKKKCFKEEELDNHNLNALMRHGSMSLAEEKRILRNMNTHQRDADKFQSLEVLRNTIKWGYYENHCHKLLREIEQFQNQRKKAAANASAKGKIPGYVSMKNAIKNQIKVFCDESSENRKQEMAECTKIRNAEKKQEVINQELHSLKTKLGEKQKKKGEAYESITKMKQLYDEEVTNYYKYCSLMNKVQHLAAKKDTAALDKLSRYEVDKFMLEWNSNKAFREAYAKKIMQSQQTQKINRDWS; from the exons atGTCATCATCATCAAATCCATCATCAGAAGTTGCacaagaggatgatgaagtcCCAAAACTAGTTCATCAGTTCTATTTTGTGAAGCTTTGGCCATCATCAGAGCCTGATTCAATATCTCAAATCAAGAAACAAGAGCTCACAGTGGAGAAAATGAACCGAGACATTCGTGAATTCACTGATAAAATCAAAGAGAAAATT TCAGAAAAGGACTATGTTGCGTCTGGGATGAGAAGCTCATACTACTGGAAAATGGAATGGAGACGCCGCGTGGCGCGAAAAGGGAAGATACTAAGTAACTTGTATGTGGCTCTTGATGAATTGTGTTTCATGAACAATGCACCTAGGAGAAGATCTAAGAAGAAGAAATGCTTCAAGGAAGAAGAGCTTGATAACCAT AATCTGAATGCATTGATGCGACACGGAAGCATGAGTCTCGCAGAAGAAAAGCGAATTCTGAGGAACATGAACACTCATCAGAGAGATGCTGATAAATTCCAGTCACTAGAAGTGCTTAGAAATACT ATCAAATGGGGTTACTATGAGAATCATTGCCATAAGCTACTGAGAGAAATTGAACAATTCCAAAACCAAAGGAAAAAAGCTGCTGCCAATGCTTCAGCAAAGGGGAAGATTCCGGGCTATGTATCGATGAAAAACGCCATAAAGAACCAAATCAAG GTGTTCTGTGATGAATCTTCGGAGAACAGAAAACAAGAGATGGCAGAATGTACCAAAATTAGAAATGCAGAGAAAAAACAAGAGGTCATAAACCAAGAATTACATTCTTTGAAAACAAAGTTGGGAGAAAAGCAGAAGAAAAAGGGTGAAGCATATGAATCCATTACTAAAATGAAGCAGTTATATGATGAAGAG GTTACCAACTATTACAAGTATTgttcactcatgaacaaagtgcaACACCTGGCTGCAAAGAAAGATACAGCAGCGCTTGATAAATTGTCGCGTTACGAG GTTGACAAATTTATGTTGGAATGGAATTCTAACAAAGCTTTCAGAGAAGCTTATGCGAAAAAGATTATGCAATCACAACAAACACAGAAAATAAACAGAGATTGGAGTTAG
- the LOC140174841 gene encoding proton pump-interactor 1-like isoform X2, with translation MSSSSNPSSEVAQEDDEVPKLVHQFYFVKLWPSSEPDSISQIKKQELTVEKMNRDIREFTDKIKEKISEKDYVASGMRSSYYWKMEWRRRVARKGKILSNLYVALDELCFMNNAPRRRSKKKKCFKEEELDNHNLNALMRHGSMSLAEEKRILRNMNTHQRDADKFQSLEVLRNTIKWGYYENHCHKLLREIEQFQNQRKKAAANASAKGKIPGYVSMKNAIKNQIKVFCDESSENRKQEMAECTKIRNAEKKQEVINQELHSLKTKLGEKQKKKGEAYESITKMKQLYDEEVTNYYKYCSLMNKVQHLAAKKDTAALDKLSRYEIVTTNRQTRRDNLLKISFVLVRSFYDVVFSFILIEA, from the exons atGTCATCATCATCAAATCCATCATCAGAAGTTGCacaagaggatgatgaagtcCCAAAACTAGTTCATCAGTTCTATTTTGTGAAGCTTTGGCCATCATCAGAGCCTGATTCAATATCTCAAATCAAGAAACAAGAGCTCACAGTGGAGAAAATGAACCGAGACATTCGTGAATTCACTGATAAAATCAAAGAGAAAATT TCAGAAAAGGACTATGTTGCGTCTGGGATGAGAAGCTCATACTACTGGAAAATGGAATGGAGACGCCGCGTGGCGCGAAAAGGGAAGATACTAAGTAACTTGTATGTGGCTCTTGATGAATTGTGTTTCATGAACAATGCACCTAGGAGAAGATCTAAGAAGAAGAAATGCTTCAAGGAAGAAGAGCTTGATAACCAT AATCTGAATGCATTGATGCGACACGGAAGCATGAGTCTCGCAGAAGAAAAGCGAATTCTGAGGAACATGAACACTCATCAGAGAGATGCTGATAAATTCCAGTCACTAGAAGTGCTTAGAAATACT ATCAAATGGGGTTACTATGAGAATCATTGCCATAAGCTACTGAGAGAAATTGAACAATTCCAAAACCAAAGGAAAAAAGCTGCTGCCAATGCTTCAGCAAAGGGGAAGATTCCGGGCTATGTATCGATGAAAAACGCCATAAAGAACCAAATCAAG GTGTTCTGTGATGAATCTTCGGAGAACAGAAAACAAGAGATGGCAGAATGTACCAAAATTAGAAATGCAGAGAAAAAACAAGAGGTCATAAACCAAGAATTACATTCTTTGAAAACAAAGTTGGGAGAAAAGCAGAAGAAAAAGGGTGAAGCATATGAATCCATTACTAAAATGAAGCAGTTATATGATGAAGAG GTTACCAACTATTACAAGTATTgttcactcatgaacaaagtgcaACACCTGGCTGCAAAGAAAGATACAGCAGCGCTTGATAAATTGTCGCGTTACGAG